AGAATTCCGGCCCGCGTCGCCGCCCGGACGCCGTTCGGCGAGTCCTCGACGGCGACACAGTCCGCTGGGTCGGCCCCCACGCGCTCGGCGGCGACGGCGTACACGTCCGGCGCCGGCTTGCCCGGGCCGTCGACGTCTTCGGTGCTCACGACGGCGTCCACGTCGAGGTCGAACCGCTCGACGACGCGGTCGATCCACGCGTGCGGGCTGGAGGAGACGATGGCGATCCGAACTCCCTGTTCCCGCAGATCGGCGAGCAGATCATCGAACCCCGGCAGCAGGTCGGCGCTGTCGTAGAGGTCTGCGGCGGCGGACTCGTACAGATCCAGAAATTCGTCCCGACCCAGCGCTGTCTCGTAGTTGTCGGCGAGGTAGTCGTAGGTCTCGCGGTAGTTGATGCCGCGAATCTCGTCCTGTGCGGGCGGCTCTCCGGCCACCGCCGCGGGCAGGATCACGTCTCGCTCGCGGGCACGCCAGAACTCCTCGGTGTCGACGATCACCCCGTCCATGTCGAAGAGGACCGCGTCCATACGGGCCGACCGCGAGCCATCGCCGAAAGACCTTCGTCCGAGGCTTTTCACCCGGGGACGGGACCACCCCGTGCCATGGCAGACGCCATCCGCGCCTTCGCCGGCGACTGCACCGTCGAGACCGACGACCGCACCCACCGCGGCCGGGTGCTCGTCCTCGTCAAACCCGACCGGACCGTCCTCGTCCACGACGCCGACGGCTACCAGCCAGTCGCGTGGCTCACCCGTGCCGACAGCGTGACCGTCGAGACGGACGACGGGTTCGGCCTCACGGCTCACCTCGACGACCGTCGGCTCCGGGTGACCGGCGACCGCATCCGCCGATCCGTCTACCCGGTCACCGAGGCGGGCGTGCCGGTCGGCACCCACCCCGAGACGGGCGGGCCGCTGGTCCGGACCGGCGGCGCCGTGGTCGACCTCGATGCCGGGACGCGCTACCCGCTCGTCGCCGGCGCGACGGTGCTCGACGCCCGCTGTCCGGACTGCGGACTCCCGACCATGCGCGTCGACCGCGGCGCGACGTTCGAGGTGTGCATCGACCGCGCCTGCGACCCCCTCGACGATGTGGTGCGGGAGCGGTTCGACCGCGCGTGGACCTGTCCCGACTG
This window of the Haloplanus rubicundus genome carries:
- a CDS encoding HAD family hydrolase, producing MDAVLFDMDGVIVDTEEFWRARERDVILPAAVAGEPPAQDEIRGINYRETYDYLADNYETALGRDEFLDLYESAAADLYDSADLLPGFDDLLADLREQGVRIAIVSSSPHAWIDRVVERFDLDVDAVVSTEDVDGPGKPAPDVYAVAAERVGADPADCVAVEDSPNGVRAATRAGILTIAYGGDPEATELADHAATDPEALRAVLAELGAPM
- a CDS encoding endonuclease NucS domain-containing protein, which codes for MADAIRAFAGDCTVETDDRTHRGRVLVLVKPDRTVLVHDADGYQPVAWLTRADSVTVETDDGFGLTAHLDDRRLRVTGDRIRRSVYPVTEAGVPVGTHPETGGPLVRTGGAVVDLDAGTRYPLVAGATVLDARCPDCGLPTMRVDRGATFEVCIDRACDPLDDVVRERFDRAWTCPDCGSDLRIIRRNGRLLAGCDAYPDCETAFTVPAGVVVDDCPCGLPVFETATGRRCLDGTCDR